The stretch of DNA AAATATTGGTCCATAGTTTAAATacacgaaatttattaaaaataatttataaaaataattaataaataataataataaaatatttatgtaGTAAAATGCTTGAAAATGatagcttaacattataaaaaaatattaaaaaaataccattttggcataaataatgtaataaatataattacgtatagaatataggctattattgcaaaaattgtgtaaataggtaaaaaatacaaatgtaattatatgaaataaagCAAAATCttataaaacatatatgtggatgtaaataataaatttggatgattaagtcatcataaaataatttgaaaggataattaataaatatttgaacaatttaaattccagaaaatcaattttaaagatttaaaaattatgaaaaattatttaaaaaaaaatacttatatgactcttgtaaattaggtaataatacaaaatgatattttataaaatatgagggtaaaattgggtatcaacagctgcccatcTTTACCCGGAAATGATGAAAGAATTGTCGGATAAAGAAAATGATGATCAATTTTGTCCGAAATGAATGAGGATGATGTATTTTTAAAAATGGGGGCCGAACCCTAGTTCttaagttgcctacatatccctggtattaCGGGAATAAGGCCGTTTGTAGTTCTAGATCCAACGGCGAACGAAATCAATGGAGTTGTTATAAGGATGGTCATATGATTCGAGGAAAGATTTTTTGTATAGGATGTTGTCATGAGTAAAGGATAATTTTGGGTGGAGATATGAATGTGAATTTGAACATTACTGATATTCAAGATAAACGTTTGGGCGGTTACGGGACAAAGAGTAAACAATTGCTGATTATCGGTTACGTTTAAGAGAAtcaaaggatgtgaacgttgtgaacagAAATCGGAGtgagaattgctcctgtttgtagaacggttacctcccgagctacctgcaaaacttaaacacGATGGATGCAGATATATAGGGTTATTGcagaaatttaaacatgatgcaaatttccttcggaccatgagagttgtctttggacgatgaggatgatgtccttagaccatgacgtacTGGGCCATGAAGAGTATGATAAGGAATTCGCAgaccatgaaatggtgtcctcgagccatgaggatggtgccctCGGACTATGAcgtctttgaataatgatatgcagtttcgagagatcctcaaGCCATGACATAATGTCTTCGGGCTCTGAGGATAATGCCTTCAGACTATGAAGCCTTAGGACAATGTGGCGATGTTCAGACCATGAAATACAAATATGCAATGATATCAATCATTTGATAGAGGGAATAGGTGATGCTTAGTTTTATGCGAGAACGATATAAGGCAACGCTTAGTCTTGtatgtaatgagggcagtgcttagccctatgcagagaaaggcagtgtttagccttatgcaatagtggaggcagtgcttagccttatgcaaatgtaacagagacagtgcttagtctcatgcaaagaaaggcaacgtttagccttatgcaataatgaaggcaatgtttagcctcatgcaatgtaatgaagacaatgcttagtctcatgtaaagaaAGACATCATTTAGCCTTATGTAATagaggaggcaatgcttagcctcatgcaatgtgacGAAGACAGTGCTTaatctcatgcaagggaaggcagcatttagccttatgcaataatgggaCAGTGCCTAGCCTtgtgcaatgtaatggagacagtgcttagtctcatgcaaggaaaggtagcgtttagccttatgtaatAGTGGAGGCAATTCGTAGCCTCATGCAATGTGGTGATGCTTAGTTTTATGCGAGAACGAGATAAGGCAGCACTTAGCCTTGTATGTGATGAgagcagtgcttagccctatgcagagaaaggcagcgtttagccttatgcactagtggaggcagtgcttagctttatgaaaatataacagagacagttcttagtctcatgcaaagaaaggcaacatttagccttatgcaataatggaggcaatgcttagcctcatgcaatgtaatgaagacaatgcttagtctcatgcaaagaaaggcagtgtttagccttatgcaatagaggaggcaatgcttagcctcatgcaatgtgatggagacagtgcttagtctcattcaAAGGAAGGtcgcgtttagccttatgcaataatggggAAATGCCTAGACTCGTgtaatgtaatggagacagtgcttagtctcatgcaaggaaaggcagcgtttagccttatgcaatagtggaggcaatttttagcctcatgcaatgtgatggagacagtgcttagtctcatacaatgatgagggcagtgcttagccctatgcaaagaatgagggcaatgcttagccctatgcaataaTGAAGGCAATGTTTAGCTCTATGCAGAGAAAGCAACAATGAAATGTGAGAGGGAAAGTGATCCTTAGTTTGACGCGTTTGTGCTTGGTGACTTCTGTCAGTGAAGATAGCATTCTTGTTATGTATTTGTGGACATGCTTGTCATGTCCgttatgcctgcatccaaagaaaaatcgtgagttttggGAGGGAAGGTTGGTCCGTGCCTTTGATTCCTCATTTTGCCTTTGCTCCTTGTCTAGATGCCTTGTTTAAGTCACCCTGGGTAACTTCTCGCTACTACAAAAAATGCATTTATGATAAATCATTTGTGGAAAATGCAGTTGTTCAAAATATGTGATGAtgcataaaacaaataattttgtcAAATCAGAGACTGTGACATGTTTTGAGACATTGAAACCTTCTCAACTAggaattttgaggaccctcctcaaaattctgccctagtttAAATACATACTTCCGGCAATACACTTCTTGGCGATCCTTGACGTAATGAGATtgacaaaacccaaaatcttgcCTTTGTTCCTGGCCGTagaggggaatgaagattttattatgatgtgaccgaacccacaggactgcctatgtatcccctcttaaatgggaatcgggtcaagcgtagttcaggttaCATCAAAAGAAAGTGCAAACCTAATctcaaacataatatctcttgactgcatccgaattgataggttttggccatatttcTCCATACATCTCTGCAAGTATAAGCGCTCCTCCTGTcggtactcggtgaaccatgtaagggtcGTGCCAGTTAGGTGATAATTTCCCTTTTGCTTCGTCCTGGTACGGGAAGATCCGCTTTAACACCAACTGCCCCGGTATGATTTGCCTCGATTTAACATTTTTGTTGAAAGCCCttgtcattctattctggtagagttgatcGTGACACACTGTGTTCATCCTTTTACTGTCAATGAGATCCAGTTGCTCATACCAGCTCCGTATCCATTCCACATTGCTGAGCTCGGCCTCCTGTATGATTCTTAGGGAAGGAATCTCTACCTCGGCAGGTATAACAACTTCAGTACTGTAGACCAGTAGATATGGGGTTGCTCTAGTTGACGTACGAACTATGGTGCGGTACCCGAGCAAAGAAAATGGTATCTTCTCATGACATTGCTTGTAATTGTCCACCAtctccttaatatcttcttgatgttcttgttggcggcttacACAACTCCATTCATCTGCGGACTGTATGTTGTAGAATTCTGGTGCTTGATCTtaaatgtttcacacatggctttcatcatatcactattgagattggcggaGTTGTcggtaatgattgactcaggtactccgaatcgacaaacaatacgatctcgaacgaaatctgctacgaccttcttagtcacaACTTTATAGGAAGcggcttcgacccattttgtaaagtaatctatagccaccaaaatgaacctctgtctgtTTGAATCAGCGGGTTTAATTGGcccgatgacatccatgcctcAGGTAGAGAATGGCCAGGGTGAACTCGTTGTACTGAGTTTGTTGGGTGGCACTCGTTTACATCAGTATGTACCTGGCATTGGTGGAACTTTTGTACATACTTGATGTAGTATGTCtctatagtcatccaaaaataccgtgtcctcaatatcttcttggctagaacgaacccattcatgtggggtctgTAGGTTCTGACGTGTATTTCTTCGAGAAATCTAGATGCCTCATTGGTATCGATATATGGCAGCAATCCCaagtcaggagtccttctatacagaatcCCTCCGCTCTGAAAGAAGTGGTTGGCCAGTCTTTGAAGTGTGCTcttctgagtgtgtgtagcaTTTTATGGATATTCTTATTTATCCAAATACTCCTTGATATCGTGAAACCATGGCTTTCCatcaaactcttcttcaacatgagcacaataagctggctgcttaCGAATCTCTATCGGGATAggatcaatgaaattcttgtctggatgttatatcatggaagacaaggtagtCAGCGCATCTGCAAACTCGTTCTAAATTCTTGACAcgtgtttgaattctatcttcgtgaacctcttgatTAAATCTTGCATACAATgcaagtatggcaatattttagtgttcttagtagcccattctcctagtacTTGGTGTACCAATAGAtctgaatctccaattaccaACAACTTTTGAACATTAATGTCGATGGCTAATCTGAGTCCCAAGATTCAAGCCCAGTATTCTGCTATCTTTTTAGTGCATGGGAACCTGAGCTTGGCCGACACCGGGTAGTGTTGACTAGTTTCTGATACTAAAATAGCTCTAATACCCACTCCTTTAAAGTTTGCGGCTCCGTCAAAAAACATCCTCCAACCGTCATATATTTTGGCAATATCTTCCCCTACAAATGATACTTCCTCGTCAggaaaatacgtcttcaatgGTTTGTACTCCCCGTCTACGGGGTTCTCCGCTAGGTGATCGGCCAATGCTTGCtctttgactgccttctgagtcacaGAGATGATGTCAAACTCACTTATAAATAtatgccactttgctaacttacccgtaggcatgggtttctaaaAGATGTATTTCAGTGGATCCATCCTGGATATGAGGTACATAGTGTATGCACAGAAGTAGTGTCTTAATTTCTGGGCTATACATGTCAAAGCATAACAGGTAcattccaacaaagagtaccaggcttcgtaaggtgtgaacttcttacacagataatatatcgcctgctcTTTTCTCCCGGtttcatcatgttgccccaggacGTAACCAAAGGCTCCATCCAACACAGACAGGTACAACAACAAAGGTATTCCTGGCTCTAGCGGGACCAACACGGGCGGCTTAGACAAGTACTCCTTTGtaacgacccaaaccgatgggccgtgacgagtgcccgagttctacctatcgaacacccctaagcattcatctaagatataaacatgaaataagtgtaggtcatgcataacatctgaaaataaactactaattcatatgaacaacctacgtgagaaaacatgcccaaaagacgtatatacatatatatagttatatagtatgtggccttgtcggctcgccctatatatatatatatatatatatatatatatatatatatatatatatatatatatatatatagggcgagccgacaaggccacatactatataactatacatgatTGTCTACAGatctctaatagagtgtacaattgTATAAAGGACGAGATTGGACCCCGTCGTACCTATATATGTATGCaaacacatcgtaccaaaactcaaaacagctccggatcaaatggagcacaccaactctcgctgatcaaggatcttAAGAAGGGGGATCGTCAGCCTGTTTACctacacctgcgggcatgaaacgcagcgtccccaggcaaaaggaatgtcagtatgaataatgtactgagtatgtaaggcatgaaaatcagtacataaaagacatagatgaaacatggagtaaagaattccatctatgagtctaaataactttatgaattctgaaacatttataatgtcatgcacgtgtgTGTAAatatcgtatcatgcataggtataggtgtacataacatcatcaagtctctaagggcatcccatcaatcatctcggccattgtgggcaaatcattaacgtataccagttgatcatgtggtggtgcgtatataacgccgtaaccttttttccatatcccatatacacataatatacgcgtatataatgccttctggtcatgggtcaatgtacatgtataaatgcatgaaatgcataagaaatacgttaataagatttctcgaatatcataaaatcaatatgcctttcggacaaactttatcaaatacgtatttttttgagacccgtgaacaaaggatataataataattcacatggggaatcaagaatatagacaccctagtatttctatgaatagagtcatttatgaaagttgcgtattttgctcgttttatttgtatcatttggatcatgccaaaaataaagaaggaatagcattaacatacctcaagtcgtcaatgaaactcaacaacaagcttatgacaactagcgcaccaaccctataacaaagaaatatgtgtacaacttagatggcggtagtatattacgtatctcaaacgataactcgattctaaaataacacgggcagcatttcccctgatttcactgctccctcaatcctactataggcgagatacaagcacaatacaatcagcaactcaaaactaaCCTAATTACAATTcaggaccttcaatacaacaaaaaacccaaatatacccaatcaacaagttatcaattagcctgtaaCTATAAcaacgagcgaccaacctactaccctaccacatgtgacGTTTCTCCACGctcttttatccttccaaactccataaatcagcagtacaatagacagcccaaaagcaacacgaaacagcccacaaaacagtccactacaagttaaataactcgaactcacgatttccgatcaccgtcccttgaggtctaactattaggaaacgaatttatcaacctttcttgatatttaaacacttaaatacagaaattaggtattttattaactattaaatatattccaaaactcaaactacaaagaaaaagagaggcgatatagcgatacttacgtcgtaaggATCGTCCCGATGTTATCGtttctcgatttcgtacccgggatgttagtattatttgaagcactattagagagctcaaggacgGGTTTTATGGTGTTCTCTGGTCAGGTTCTATGTAtaaatgaagagagagacgagttaagacatatatatcaacttttgaaaagtcaaaaggtgctagcttggcaccctctcattcgcccattttccgacgcttatatatttttataaggatgtcgtatgaacgaacggttaagttcattggaaactaaattccaatacattcaatttggtatataatatgtaccAAAAAGACCTTATATGGAAcacaaaatatatttctcaaaaaactATGTTACAGAgcaaatccttagtcgatttttccgcaactttaatccgattttccccaaacttcatattttctatccaaatatcatatatagccatattatgactttaaaataatttaaatcatgattaataagtctcatattcattatgtatcaccttgggacgcacatggtATAACATCCTTGATTTTGGCGAAAACCTTTTTACATTCTTCGGTCCAGCTCGTCGCATCATATTtcctcagcattttgaagatcgaCTCACATGTCACCGTTGACTGTGCTATAAaatggctgatgtaattgaggtgtcctagaaaactcatcacatccttcttgttctttggcggtggcaagtcttgaataactttgatttttgacgggtccAGCTCAATACCGCAGCGACTGACGATGAAACCCAGcaactttccagcagggactccgaaagcacattttgcaggattTAGCTTCAGATTGTACTTTCGAAGCCGGTCGAAAAACTTCCTCGTGTCTGTTATATGATCCAAACTTCTCTTAGACTTGATAATaatgtcatccacgtacacctctatttccttgtgtatcatatcaCGGAAAAGATTAGTCATGGACCTCATATAGGTGGCCCCAACGTTCTTCAAACGaaatggcatcattttgtaaTAATATATCCCCCATGGTGTGATGAAGGTTGTCTTTTCAGCGTCCTCTTCGTCCATCCAAATCTGGtggtatcctgcgaagcaatccacaaaggattagaGTTCATGCTTGGTGCAATTGTctatcagtatgtgtatgttgcgcaatgggaaatcatccttaggacttacTCTGTTCAGATCTCGATAGTCAACGCACACTTTGACTTTCCCGTCCTTCTTTAGAACCGGCACAATATTGGCTAGCTAGGCTGGGTACTCGACCACTCGAaggaccttggctttgatttgcttggtaacctcttcctttatcttcagactcatatctggcttgaatttccGGAGCTTCTGTTTCACCGGAGGACATGTAGGGTTGGTAGGTAGCTCGTGCgtcactatggatgtgcttaacctAGTCAagtcatcgtaggaccatgcaaaaatatcctcatattcctttagaaacctgatatactcttccttctctaaCATCGATATatgaatgcttatgcgagtttctttgactgtttcagaatcccATAAGTTAACTGCCTCAATTTCTTCCAAAttggactttggtttgttctcaaaattctctacctctttgacaatttcctcaggtattatatcatcttctaaCATCGATATatgaatgcttatgcgagttccttatgttgcgttgtctcattacatgtcacagtcgtaggttcatcaggatatgtaataattatgctgaaaaagaatgtagaaagataacaataaataaacgaaaagcaataatgcattaataaaacttaaaattgtcaacaagtacgactcgatgtCTCGAGTAactatttcaaaacaaaatattaaaaatgtcttaaatgcccaAAAACAATTTTAAAACAATTCATGCTAATTCTGCCAAGGCTACCCAGGtactcggcgagcccgggatggtgcagcaaTCCTATCACGAAatgctgctaggcaagccaacgcatGAACTAGTCATGTAGttgttctttttaataatttcaaagtagttgattttatttattaagagaaTGATTAGTAAGAATTTATAGTAAAGTAAAGCATAAACAAACAAGACAGTAAATACAGTGAATTTAATACTCAAACCTATGATGTTTCTACTagaatattcccaaaacccgatgtcacaagtgtatgagcaactagtagaatatacaaacctCCTACACTACTGTCTACAATAAgatagaaataaaataaatacaaaagagagactacgggtgctgcagaacggacgtagagagcagctcaccactatgcctcggagTAACGGGGGTAGGGGCCTGAATGACtgctagatgcacctgcctcagatcctgcacaattactgcagaagtgtagcgtgagtacataaacaacatatacccagtaagtatctagtctaacctcgaagaagtagtgacgagggatcgacatcgatacttactatgggccaataaataaactacagaaattctaaataggcatggaatacatcaataataataacacaataacaaacagtaaataagtgattctttaactAGAAGTCAATTTAAAATCCCCATTTAGCACATATTAACTTCAACAAATATGTCCCATCAAGTAAACTATAATTTCTCAAGTCATGaaagtaatatcaagtgtaatcggactccgagaattatcacacacgatttatgtcaaggtcgtatgacccgatccagaataatgtgtacactactgagggtcgaccggcgcaaaccatagatgcatctattatactgtcgaggcgttcggccttctccacaagaagagagaatactttaCGAACTCCGATTTAACGGCTACTATGAGACTAATACACAAGGAGGCACAAATTTCTATCAACGGTCAAGTGACCTGCCAAAAAAACTCAAAGTAAATGAAGTTAGGTCTTTacaaatcctttatcaagtttcaatataatttaaacacttaaattaacaagtagagtgcaaataATAAATCATGAtagagtcctaaaactacccggacataagcatgattgtagctatgcacggactctcgtcacttcgtgcgtacgtagcacccacaattagtagcaaatagtaatttaaaacacctatggggtaaatttcctcttacaaggttaagcAAGAGACTTACCCCGTCCTCAAGCTCACTTTCCGGTCCATAAATTCGCTCTAAAAGCCTCAAGTCATTGCTGaacaatctgaaactagtcaaatattatataaattaatcaatatatactcaaaagttcataatttagcttctAGAGTTataacccaacccaaattggaaaattcctaaaatttgcccccgggcccacgtgcccacttgcccggattcgggaatttttgaagataaatattacccatagcctcacttacccaaatatataatttctacccgaTTCCATAATCGTTTTTGGAGTCTAATCCCATTTTTTATAAAAGACCTAGGTTTTTCCACTAAACTTATAATTTCCACAATTTCTATGTTACAATTACCCATAATGCATGATTTAAACTCagattgtatagaaattacttacctccaagtgctaggtgaaaatccctcctcAAAGAGCTCTAACTTTGATGGACAAgtgagagaaatgaagaaaaatgagcctaagtcccaACTTAAATGCAGCCTTCTGCCCCCAGTGGTTcagcttctgcggctccgcatttGCGAAAAttgcatcgcagatgcggtcctccccTGCTGGCCTCATTTCCCTTCTGTGACAccttcttcgcatctgcgggctcgcagatgcagtcGATCCCTCGCGCCTGCGCCACTGCCCCCTTCATCttcaggccgcttctgcgatcgcgcaCCTGCGGCCCCATGTCTGCACCTGCAGACTCATCTTACCTACTTCTGCGATCGTGCACCTTCTGCAGTGCCGCACCTATAGCCAATTCTTCGCATGTGCGAAAGCACCAGATCGTTGCTGCTTCAGCTATCCTTccaagttcaaacatgttccataCATCGTCCGAATagcacctgaggcccccggggcctcgtccaaccataccaataagttcataaacataaaacagactagctcgaaccctcggaatgcgtaaaacaacatcaaaactaagaatcacaccccaaaaccaaatcaaaatagTTTATGAACTTCAAGCCTTTAATTTACTTCGAACGCGcggaatcatacttagactacacggaatgataccaaattttgtgtgcaagtcacaaatcaccatacaaaacaattcccacttccggaatcaaaatccaactccgataataccaaagtctactccaaaccaaacttaaagaacctTCAacgcgccaactttcaatattaagcgctgaaacgctcccgggtcgtaTGAAACACGAatcgaacacacgcccaagtccaaaagcatcatacaaacctattgggaccgtcaaatcctggttctgaggtcgtttactcacaacattgactcaagtcaaacttgactgttataggccactattaaggaactaagtgttccgatttcaaactGAGCCCTTCtaaacccgaaccaaccatccccatgAGTCATAAAACTGTAAAATCGCATATtgggagtcttaattaggagaACGGTGACCTAGAAAGCCAAAcggtcggtcgggtcgttacaattctaATTCCTGAGAATAGCTCATTCTCCTACTTTTTGAatagtaaggtcttcctcctccccTCCCCCCTCTAAGATCGCACTGCAGTCCATATATTCCTCGTCCAGAAATATCTTCTTCATATCATCTTAAACCTCATCTTCTTTGGATCCCCAAATTACATCAATCTTGCAGAATGTCTGGTGCATCGGTGGTATGGGTTGTTCTAATGGATAGTAAACGGCACGCCACGACGGTATCCAATCCTGATATTCTTGCACGATATATTCATACCTGAGGCCAAAGGTTGTGCCAAGATATTGTGGTCATATTGTTTCTGTGATCCCTTGAAGTTTTGAgccaagacccttgcctggttcataccCCAACCACATCAGTATGCTCTCTATCTTATTGCTCCACCACTGACCCTTCTAAATTGCTTTACTCGCTCAATGCGATGGCATGTTTCTCCTCCCAATTTTCTCAGAAGTTCGAGTGGAATAATCAAGAGGGGATTATTCATGGAGATGGAAGTAACCCTATCTACACCAATCAAATTGTGCCAGTTATCGAATGCGATGGAATGTTTCTCCTCCCAATTTTCTCATGTTCTCGATAGCTGGCACAATTTGATTGGTATAGATAGGGTTACTTCCATCTCCGTGAATAACCACCTCTTGATTATTCCACTCGAACTTCATAACCTACTGCAGAGTAGAAGCGATTACCCTAActgtgtgtatccatggtcgtcccaataACAAGTTGTAGGTGGCGAATATGTCTAGCACTTGGAATTCGACATCGAACCAGGTCGGGGCCAtctgtagatcaaggttgatttctctGATAGTGGCTCTCTAAGATCTATTGAACgtcttcacattcatgcttcccatccgtatctcatgcaggcctttacccagTCTTTTTAGAGTAATCGGCGGGAATATGTTCAAGCTCGAATCCCCATCTATCAGAaccctggcaatgaacttgttTTCATATTTCATAGTGATGTGCAATGctttgttgtgactcaacccttctgGCGGTAGCTCGTCTTTGTGGAAAGTAATCTTATAACTCTCTAGTACCTGCCCTACCATTTTAGCCAAATCTCCACTAGTGATACCGGTGggcacataagcttcacttaatacCTCCATCATGGCATTCTTGTGGGCATCTGAATTTTGCAACAATGACAAGATGGATATATGGGCAGGAGTCTTGTTCAGGTGATCAACAACAGAGTATTCCCTCGCTTATACCATCCTCCAAAGATCATCAGTGCCCGTCTACATGACATGTGGCTTAGATGTGGTCTATTTGCTTGTTCTCCAAGATTCTCAGGTGTATAGACTATGCCAGTTTTGGTCATTCCTTATGCAGTACCAGTCTCTTCCATCttggcttttccttttctttttgcttccgccacataatcccatgggacaAAATCAAACTTATAGGGTGGTGTTGgagctaccatcacggtgaagggcgtAGCTACCTCAACCTCAAATGGTAAATGGGTTTTCACCACAACCGGCGAGAGGGTGACaggagatgttttaggagcatCCCCTTCTCGAATAAGTTCGATGGATCCCTCctgatcccattcttcatcggtttctatcacattcactccctcacccCTATGATCAGGAAGAGAGTTATTATGTAATTGTCCTTCAACATACGTCAttcctcaatggtatgacccttcatacCTGAATGGTAGGCACAAGTTTTGTTGGGTTAACCCATTGGGAAGGGTTTTTAATAGCAATAACA from Nicotiana tomentosiformis chromosome 11, ASM39032v3, whole genome shotgun sequence encodes:
- the LOC138901901 gene encoding uncharacterized protein, whose protein sequence is MLEDDIIPEEIVKEVENFENKPKSNLEEIEAVNLWDSETVKETRISIHISMLEKEEYIRFLKEYEDIFAWSYDDLTRLSTSIVTHELPTNPTCPPVKQKLRKFKPDMSLKIKEEVTKQIKAKVLRVVEYPA